A window of Chitinophagales bacterium contains these coding sequences:
- a CDS encoding aminotransferase class V-fold PLP-dependent enzyme yields MSTRRRFLQHTATGLLSSLAIPAWSRNLESAVRNAEGVSAMDLASEEDFWYYIQQAFTVNPGIINLNNGGVSPAPRTVSEAMKRYYDLSNEAPSYYMWRVLDQGREPLRANLAAMAGCDPEEVTVNRNSSEGLETVIFGLPLQKGDEVVLTKQDYPNMINAWKQRELRDGIKLVWINLELPSENESYLIEQFTRAFTAKTKVVHITHVINWNGQILPVRKIADAAHARGIEVLVDGAHSLAHFRFKVSELGCDYFASSLHKWLYAPIGSGMLFIRKEKIAKIYPLFAAGEPLSDNIRKFEALGTRPFFIEQAIGKALEFHDMIGGERKEKRLHYLKNYWMEKVKDLKGVKFNTSLDPHWGCAIGNIGFEGRKPEELDTHLFTKHKIHTVSINWENIKGVRITPNVYTTTKDLDKLVEGIREFAGSGK; encoded by the coding sequence ATGTCCACCCGACGCCGCTTTCTGCAACACACTGCCACAGGCTTACTTTCCTCTCTCGCCATTCCGGCCTGGAGTCGTAACCTTGAATCAGCTGTTAGAAATGCAGAAGGTGTATCGGCGATGGACCTGGCCTCCGAAGAGGATTTTTGGTATTATATCCAACAGGCTTTTACCGTAAACCCGGGTATCATCAACCTGAACAATGGAGGTGTAAGCCCGGCGCCACGCACAGTTTCAGAAGCAATGAAGCGGTACTACGATTTGAGTAATGAAGCACCCAGTTATTATATGTGGCGGGTGCTTGACCAGGGTCGTGAACCTTTACGCGCTAACCTGGCGGCAATGGCTGGTTGTGATCCCGAAGAGGTAACCGTCAATCGCAATTCATCCGAGGGATTGGAAACCGTCATCTTTGGCCTGCCGCTGCAAAAGGGGGATGAAGTGGTGCTGACCAAACAGGACTATCCCAATATGATCAATGCCTGGAAGCAAAGGGAATTGCGGGATGGGATTAAACTCGTTTGGATCAACCTGGAATTACCAAGTGAAAATGAATCCTACCTGATAGAACAGTTTACCAGGGCTTTTACAGCGAAAACAAAAGTGGTACATATCACGCATGTGATCAACTGGAACGGACAAATACTCCCGGTAAGAAAAATAGCTGATGCGGCGCATGCACGCGGGATCGAGGTTTTGGTGGATGGCGCCCATAGCCTCGCGCATTTTCGTTTCAAGGTCTCAGAATTGGGATGCGATTATTTTGCCAGCAGCCTGCACAAATGGTTATATGCACCAATAGGAAGTGGCATGTTGTTCATCAGGAAAGAGAAGATCGCTAAAATATACCCCTTGTTTGCCGCAGGCGAACCCCTTAGCGATAATATCCGCAAGTTCGAAGCGCTGGGTACGCGTCCGTTTTTCATTGAACAGGCCATTGGAAAAGCATTGGAGTTTCATGATATGATCGGTGGAGAAAGAAAAGAGAAACGACTGCATTATCTGAAGAATTACTGGATGGAAAAAGTAAAGGATCTGAAGGGTGTGAAATTCAATACCAGTCTTGACCCGCATTGGGGATGTGCGATCGGAAATATTGGATTTGAAGGAAGAAAACCCGAAGAATTGGATACCCATTTATTTACCAAACATAAAATACACACGGTTTCCATTAACTGGGAAAATATCAAAGGTGTGCGCATTACTCCGAATGTATATACTACAACCAAGGACCTTGATAAACTGGTGGAAGGGATAAGGGAGTTTGCAGGTTCTGGTAAATAA
- a CDS encoding outer membrane protein transport protein codes for MKKIVLLATVGLILGNLSIHAQNGTRLIGYDAKTIGRGGTVTGTFDNPSLMMNNPAGIAFLNSSQLDINFSLMAPGVSFTNGINDAEGDKKLFPLPSVWYVRKIKESKLTYGFGLYTQGGMGADFKLNHALFPGKQTYHSKFAVMQGGPSLAYQLNKQLSVGISAHLLYSGMEFQMPFSLPPSMLQGVINPQTGMTFGDMFSAPFEQGGLAYTEVTAAANMHELSTFGFAGKIGLAYKPSEKFSLGVNYNMPTTLHFKKGKADMDMSAQMNDAFGKVVAGIMQQNPSMSPQDAQTAAMGAFAQMGIDLSKGAVANYTLDNEFGLPGSLAVGISVKPGQHLRLGLDLEWIQWKKAFDQMDMKLSGGANHNINTMMGNTGSFAMYFPLEWKNTAVIRTGAEFDLSKKWMGRLGYAYGSNPVPTATIFPVFPAIVKHHAMAGVSVQASNKVALNFAYEHAFKSELKATNPSKIAEEFSGSTSSLKTDIFHVSLSWKL; via the coding sequence ATGAAAAAGATAGTACTGCTAGCCACTGTCGGATTAATCCTGGGAAACCTCTCCATCCATGCCCAGAATGGTACCCGCTTGATCGGGTATGATGCCAAAACCATCGGCCGCGGAGGAACGGTAACAGGAACTTTTGACAACCCCTCTCTGATGATGAACAACCCGGCTGGGATTGCCTTTCTGAACTCCTCCCAACTCGATATCAATTTTTCATTAATGGCCCCCGGCGTTAGCTTCACCAACGGCATTAATGATGCCGAAGGAGATAAGAAACTTTTTCCTCTCCCCTCTGTCTGGTATGTGCGCAAAATAAAAGAAAGCAAACTCACCTATGGCTTTGGTTTATATACGCAAGGTGGTATGGGTGCTGATTTCAAACTGAACCATGCCCTTTTCCCGGGCAAACAGACCTATCATTCAAAATTTGCGGTCATGCAAGGCGGCCCATCACTTGCCTACCAACTGAACAAACAATTATCCGTTGGTATATCCGCGCACCTGCTCTATAGTGGGATGGAATTTCAAATGCCCTTTAGCTTGCCCCCATCCATGCTGCAAGGTGTCATCAACCCACAAACCGGGATGACTTTCGGAGATATGTTTTCAGCCCCCTTTGAACAAGGAGGACTGGCCTATACCGAAGTGACCGCCGCAGCGAATATGCACGAACTCTCCACCTTTGGATTTGCCGGTAAGATCGGATTGGCCTATAAGCCCTCCGAAAAATTTTCCTTAGGGGTCAATTACAACATGCCAACCACCCTTCACTTCAAGAAAGGGAAGGCCGATATGGATATGTCCGCTCAAATGAATGATGCCTTTGGCAAAGTGGTCGCTGGCATCATGCAACAAAACCCCTCCATGTCACCGCAAGATGCCCAAACAGCTGCCATGGGTGCCTTTGCCCAAATGGGGATCGATCTGTCCAAAGGGGCCGTTGCCAATTACACACTCGATAATGAATTTGGATTGCCAGGTTCTTTGGCGGTTGGTATCTCTGTAAAGCCAGGACAACACCTGCGGCTGGGATTAGACCTTGAATGGATCCAATGGAAAAAAGCGTTTGACCAAATGGATATGAAGTTAAGCGGTGGCGCCAATCACAATATCAATACCATGATGGGAAACACGGGTTCTTTTGCCATGTATTTCCCGCTCGAATGGAAAAACACTGCTGTCATCCGCACCGGCGCCGAATTTGACCTGAGTAAAAAATGGATGGGACGTCTTGGTTATGCTTACGGAAGCAACCCGGTTCCCACTGCCACAATATTCCCTGTTTTCCCGGCCATTGTAAAACACCATGCCATGGCAGGTGTATCGGTACAAGCCTCGAATAAAGTAGCGCTTAATTTCGCCTACGAACATGCATTCAAAAGCGAATTGAAAGCAACAAACCCCAGTAAAATAGCAGAAGAATTTAGTGGAAGCACATCGAGCCTGAAAACCGATATCTTTCATGTTTCCCTTTCCTGGAAACTGTAG
- a CDS encoding cyanophycinase: MTPKGKLIAIGGSEDKGTDLEKGEFLRNNLNFFELGILRRVVEEAGGVNARIEVITTASMIPHEVGEGYLDAFGKIGCTNIGLMHIRTRQDTLVPEYLDRIRACQAVMFSGGNQMRLSVTDGGTEFLALLKKRYQQEDFLIAGTSAGAMAMSSTMIYEGNATRAHLKGEVKMTAGLGFISSVIIDSHFEKRGRFGRLAQAVATNPSCIGIGLGEDTGMLITEGDKMEAIGSGLVMIVDGHDILHSNIADIPDGNPISIENLKVHFCEKGNGYVVSARKFLMEASAAMEVK; encoded by the coding sequence ATGACCCCCAAAGGAAAACTCATTGCGATAGGCGGCTCCGAGGATAAGGGAACCGACCTGGAGAAGGGTGAATTTCTCCGTAATAACCTGAATTTTTTTGAACTGGGTATCCTTCGCCGGGTGGTGGAGGAAGCCGGAGGCGTTAACGCCCGAATAGAGGTCATTACTACGGCCTCCATGATCCCGCATGAAGTGGGGGAGGGTTATCTGGATGCATTTGGGAAAATAGGGTGTACCAATATCGGTCTCATGCATATCCGGACCCGACAGGATACACTGGTTCCCGAATATCTTGATCGGATACGCGCCTGCCAGGCCGTGATGTTTAGCGGAGGCAATCAGATGCGGTTAAGTGTAACGGATGGGGGCACAGAGTTTTTGGCCTTATTAAAAAAGCGGTACCAGCAGGAGGACTTCCTGATAGCGGGTACCTCGGCAGGGGCCATGGCCATGAGCAGCACAATGATCTATGAAGGCAATGCCACACGTGCCCACCTCAAAGGCGAAGTGAAAATGACCGCCGGATTGGGTTTTATTTCTTCGGTGATTATTGATTCCCATTTTGAGAAACGCGGACGCTTTGGTCGGTTGGCCCAGGCAGTGGCCACCAATCCCAGCTGTATTGGTATTGGATTAGGAGAAGATACCGGTATGCTGATCACCGAAGGGGATAAAATGGAAGCGATCGGTAGTGGATTGGTGATGATCGTGGATGGACATGATATCCTGCATTCGAATATTGCGGATATACCTGATGGCAATCCGATCAGCATTGAAAATTTGAAAGTGCATTTTTGTGAAAAAGGGAATGGATATGTTGTAAGCGCGCGAAAGTTCCTGATGGAAGCCAGCGCAGCCATGGAGGTGAAGTGA
- a CDS encoding tyrosine--tRNA ligase, with the protein MNLIEELRWRGMIQDIMPGTEEQLKKEMTTGYIGFDPTADSLHIGSLVPILLLVHFQRAGHKPIALVGGATGMVGDPSGKSEERNLLDEATLQRNVAGVKAQLERFLDFDPARPNAAEMANNYDWFRDISFIDFLRDVGKHITVNYMMAKDSVKKRIDGETGISYTEFAYQLMQGYDFYWLYKNKQCKMQMGGSDQWGNMTTGTELIRRKAGGEAFVFTNPLITKADGGKFGKTESGNIWLDANKTTPYQFYQFWLNATDTDAEKWIRIFTFLTQPVVNDLIAAHQTDPSKRLLQKKLAEEVTRLVHGQEELDKALETTAKLFANQSAPAESLSREDLENMEGVIKFNFPKTRLEEGIDIVSFLADSTIFPSKGEARKMVQGGGVSINRKKVEDVAFKVETGLLLHGEYLLIQKGKKSYYLVSVH; encoded by the coding sequence ATGAACCTGATTGAAGAACTCAGATGGAGGGGTATGATCCAGGATATCATGCCGGGAACCGAGGAACAACTCAAGAAAGAAATGACCACGGGCTATATTGGATTTGACCCCACAGCCGACAGTCTGCACATAGGCAGCCTGGTTCCTATCCTCTTACTGGTTCATTTTCAACGTGCTGGACATAAACCCATTGCCCTTGTCGGGGGTGCCACCGGTATGGTGGGCGACCCCAGTGGCAAAAGTGAAGAACGGAACCTGCTGGATGAAGCGACCCTGCAACGAAATGTGGCTGGCGTAAAAGCCCAGTTGGAACGGTTTCTTGATTTTGACCCGGCACGTCCCAACGCCGCGGAAATGGCCAATAACTATGATTGGTTCCGGGACATCTCCTTTATCGATTTTCTTCGGGATGTAGGTAAGCATATCACCGTGAATTACATGATGGCCAAGGACAGCGTAAAGAAACGGATCGATGGGGAAACAGGCATCAGCTACACCGAATTCGCCTATCAGTTAATGCAGGGCTATGATTTTTACTGGTTGTATAAAAACAAACAGTGTAAAATGCAAATGGGAGGAAGTGACCAGTGGGGAAATATGACCACCGGGACCGAACTTATTCGTCGCAAGGCAGGTGGCGAAGCCTTTGTATTCACCAACCCCCTGATCACAAAAGCTGATGGGGGTAAATTTGGCAAAACAGAGAGTGGAAATATCTGGCTGGATGCCAATAAAACAACCCCTTATCAATTCTATCAGTTCTGGTTAAACGCGACAGATACGGATGCGGAAAAATGGATCCGGATCTTCACCTTCCTTACCCAACCGGTAGTAAACGATTTGATAGCGGCACATCAAACGGATCCCTCCAAACGCCTGCTCCAGAAAAAACTGGCCGAAGAAGTTACGCGTTTGGTGCATGGTCAGGAAGAGTTGGATAAAGCGCTGGAGACAACGGCAAAACTATTCGCCAATCAATCAGCTCCTGCCGAGAGTCTTAGCCGGGAAGACCTGGAAAATATGGAGGGTGTTATCAAATTTAATTTTCCCAAAACACGGTTGGAGGAAGGCATAGATATCGTAAGTTTTCTGGCAGATTCCACCATCTTCCCCAGCAAAGGTGAAGCACGTAAAATGGTGCAAGGCGGTGGCGTATCGATCAATAGAAAAAAAGTGGAGGATGTGGCGTTTAAAGTAGAAACAGGCTTACTGCTTCACGGAGAATACCTGCTTATCCAAAAAGGGAAAAAAAGTTATTATTTGGTAAGTGTTCATTAA
- a CDS encoding PorV/PorQ family protein, whose translation MKKPPLILTLCLALCCTQGFSQFRKYSNEFLNIGAGARGLAMGSAQVASVQDGSSGYWNPAGLVGVKDVPQLSLMHAEYFAGIGKYDYASIAIPTTDKKRTFGISALRFAVDDIMNTLFLVEPDGSINYNNIQAFSSADYAFIFSLAQKLKESDKRNIHFGVNAKVIHRSVGRFAKAWGFGLDAGVQIFQDKWKFGLSARDITTTFNAWSFTFTEREKEVLYLTNNDIPVKSTELTAPRLVLGVARDFKISKKVNLLAEANFDLTFDGKRNTVISADPVSVDPKLGLECNINNVFFLRAGINNFQQALADGDTLNQKKVWIYQPSAGAGFNVSNVTIDYAFTNLANQANPLFTHVFSLRLNLIKPKKKK comes from the coding sequence ATGAAAAAACCACCCCTCATTCTCACCCTATGTCTTGCCCTTTGTTGCACGCAAGGATTTTCCCAATTCAGGAAATATTCCAATGAATTTTTAAATATTGGTGCTGGTGCCCGCGGATTGGCCATGGGTAGTGCTCAGGTAGCTTCTGTTCAGGATGGTAGTTCCGGTTATTGGAACCCCGCCGGTTTGGTTGGGGTAAAAGATGTTCCTCAATTAAGCCTGATGCATGCCGAGTATTTTGCCGGCATAGGAAAATACGATTATGCCAGTATCGCCATTCCCACCACGGATAAGAAAAGGACCTTTGGAATCAGCGCGCTTCGGTTTGCGGTGGATGACATCATGAATACCCTTTTCCTGGTAGAACCCGATGGCTCCATCAATTACAATAATATCCAGGCTTTTTCCTCTGCCGATTATGCTTTCATTTTTTCCCTGGCCCAAAAACTAAAGGAGTCGGATAAACGTAATATCCATTTTGGAGTCAATGCCAAAGTGATTCACCGGAGTGTTGGACGGTTTGCCAAAGCCTGGGGTTTTGGACTGGATGCCGGGGTACAGATTTTCCAGGATAAGTGGAAATTCGGTTTGTCGGCCCGGGATATTACGACCACGTTCAACGCCTGGTCATTCACTTTTACCGAGAGAGAAAAGGAAGTTTTATACCTGACGAACAATGATATCCCGGTGAAATCCACCGAGCTCACGGCCCCCCGGTTGGTCCTGGGTGTGGCACGTGATTTCAAGATCAGTAAAAAAGTAAATTTATTGGCCGAAGCCAACTTCGACCTCACTTTTGACGGTAAGAGGAATACGGTGATCAGTGCCGATCCGGTGAGTGTGGATCCAAAACTGGGGTTAGAGTGCAATATCAACAATGTATTCTTTCTCCGTGCCGGGATCAATAATTTTCAACAGGCCCTGGCAGATGGGGATACCCTGAACCAGAAAAAGGTATGGATCTATCAACCCAGTGCGGGCGCCGGGTTCAATGTGTCGAATGTGACGATTGACTATGCATTCACCAACCTGGCCAACCAGGCGAACCCCTTGTTCACGCACGTGTTTTCACTCCGGTTGAACCTGATTAAACCGAAAAAGAAAAAGTAA
- the hscA gene encoding Fe-S protein assembly chaperone HscA: protein MAKIAINIATGSLQKEEMIVGIDLGTTNSLVAIIHPETKKPIALREHDSSSLVPSVLHFDGAGNITVGEPARQFLISEPANTIFSVKRLMGKSYNDIRQNASFFTYKVFDDNTDSLVKIQVGDRFYSPVELSSYILKELKSRAEHILKTPVTRAVITVPAYFNDAQRQATRDAGKLAGLDVLRIVNEPTAASLAYGLGLNREESKTVAVYDLGGGTFDISVLRINGGIFEVLSTNGDTYLGGDDLDQAIVRHWQQALGLSDSEIQLHKSLAQELRLKAEEAKKALSSSDEFTGEIAGSPVTLSRNEFETLVIPLVEKTITCCANALRDAGLTYNDIDEVIMVGGSTRVPLVKNKVSQFFQRPVHDDLNPDEVVALGAAVQADILAGNNKDILLLDITPLSLGIETMGGLMDILIPRNSKVPSKAGRQYTTQKDGQSGMRISVFQGERDLVKDNRKLAEFNLTGIPAMPAGLPKVEVSFLINADGILNVTAKELRSGVSQSVEVKPQYGLTDEEVERMLMESITHAKEDMQVRALVEAQTEGRQILDTTAGFLEKNGSLLTAEEIAQTRSAIQILQDLLNTGTKDEIQKKIEELNEISRPYAERVMDTAISKAMAGKNIQDSL from the coding sequence ATGGCAAAGATCGCTATCAACATTGCAACAGGCAGCCTGCAAAAGGAAGAAATGATCGTGGGGATTGATCTCGGGACGACCAATAGCCTTGTTGCGATCATTCATCCTGAAACCAAAAAACCCATCGCTCTCCGGGAGCATGATTCTTCCTCCCTGGTACCTTCCGTTTTGCATTTTGATGGGGCCGGAAATATCACCGTAGGCGAACCCGCCAGGCAGTTTCTTATCAGCGAGCCGGCCAACACTATTTTTTCCGTGAAAAGGTTGATGGGTAAATCCTATAATGACATCCGTCAGAACGCCTCCTTTTTTACCTATAAAGTTTTTGATGATAATACAGACAGTCTCGTCAAAATTCAGGTTGGCGATCGCTTCTATTCTCCCGTTGAATTGTCCTCTTATATTTTAAAGGAATTAAAATCCCGCGCCGAGCATATTTTAAAAACACCCGTCACCAGGGCCGTGATCACCGTTCCGGCTTACTTCAATGATGCACAAAGACAGGCTACCAGAGACGCCGGAAAATTAGCCGGGCTGGATGTATTGCGCATCGTCAATGAACCGACAGCGGCCAGTCTCGCCTATGGTTTGGGTTTGAACCGTGAAGAATCAAAGACCGTTGCTGTGTATGATCTGGGTGGTGGAACATTTGATATTTCTGTCCTGCGGATAAACGGAGGTATTTTTGAGGTCCTCTCCACCAACGGTGATACCTATCTGGGTGGCGATGATCTTGACCAGGCCATTGTCAGACATTGGCAACAGGCTTTGGGTCTTTCAGATTCCGAAATTCAATTACACAAGAGTCTGGCACAAGAACTTCGCCTTAAAGCAGAGGAAGCCAAAAAAGCGCTCAGCTCTTCGGATGAATTTACCGGGGAAATAGCGGGAAGCCCTGTTACACTTTCCAGAAATGAATTTGAAACCCTGGTCATCCCGCTGGTGGAGAAAACCATTACCTGCTGTGCCAATGCCTTGCGCGATGCGGGGCTTACGTACAATGACATTGATGAAGTGATCATGGTGGGTGGTTCAACCCGTGTGCCTTTGGTAAAGAATAAAGTGAGCCAGTTCTTCCAACGCCCGGTACATGATGATCTCAATCCCGATGAGGTGGTAGCCCTGGGAGCAGCGGTACAAGCGGATATACTGGCCGGGAATAACAAAGACATTCTGCTGCTGGATATCACCCCTCTTTCATTGGGTATTGAAACCATGGGCGGACTGATGGATATTCTTATACCCCGTAACTCCAAAGTACCGTCCAAGGCCGGACGACAATACACCACCCAGAAAGATGGTCAGTCAGGAATGCGTATTTCCGTATTTCAGGGAGAACGTGACCTGGTTAAGGATAACCGTAAACTGGCAGAATTTAATCTGACCGGCATCCCGGCTATGCCCGCCGGACTTCCCAAAGTGGAAGTGAGTTTTCTTATCAATGCCGATGGGATACTCAATGTAACGGCCAAAGAATTGCGGAGTGGTGTTTCTCAAAGTGTGGAAGTAAAACCTCAGTATGGTTTGACCGATGAAGAAGTGGAGCGGATGTTGATGGAATCCATCACCCATGCCAAAGAAGATATGCAGGTTCGTGCCCTGGTTGAGGCCCAAACCGAAGGCCGGCAAATATTGGATACAACGGCCGGGTTTTTGGAAAAAAATGGATCCTTACTGACAGCCGAAGAAATTGCACAAACCCGTTCGGCCATACAAATCCTGCAGGATTTGCTCAATACAGGTACTAAGGATGAGATACAGAAAAAGATTGAAGAGTTGAATGAGATATCACGTCCCTATGCGGAACGTGTTATGGACACCGCCATAAGTAAAGCCATGGCCGGGAAAAATATCCAGGATTCATTGTAG
- a CDS encoding class I SAM-dependent methyltransferase, with the protein MAGWIQVHVLHFKIQPHLPVMKGNADRIDQTGLDTLQVIAGAPRFNEWMYQQIKPDLQGRILEIGSGIGNISAYLVGDRYELTLSDVETHYLKHLKQKFGSSPLIRQILSIDLADMDFKKTYAHLAGEFDTVFLLNVLEHIEQDDLALQHIHFLLKPGGRVIVLTPAYQWLYCRYDKELGHFRRYTRKRLSGLVQSQGYTIEKARYFNALGIAGWVVMGKLLGKRNLESSELSLFNRLVPLAKWLDKISFSRIGLSVIVTGRK; encoded by the coding sequence ATGGCCGGATGGATTCAGGTCCATGTACTGCATTTTAAAATACAACCTCATCTCCCGGTCATGAAGGGAAATGCCGATCGGATTGACCAGACCGGACTGGATACGCTTCAGGTGATTGCGGGTGCTCCACGCTTCAATGAATGGATGTACCAGCAGATCAAACCCGATCTGCAGGGACGTATCCTCGAAATCGGAAGTGGTATTGGAAATATCTCCGCTTATCTGGTTGGTGACCGGTACGAACTGACCTTGTCGGATGTGGAAACTCATTATCTCAAACACCTGAAACAAAAATTCGGATCCTCTCCTTTAATCCGGCAGATCCTGTCCATCGATTTGGCCGACATGGATTTCAAAAAAACCTATGCTCATTTGGCCGGGGAATTTGACACGGTTTTTTTGCTCAATGTGCTTGAACATATTGAACAGGATGATCTCGCCCTTCAGCATATTCATTTTCTGCTTAAACCAGGCGGCAGGGTCATTGTCCTTACGCCGGCCTATCAGTGGTTGTATTGCCGGTATGATAAAGAACTGGGGCATTTTCGCCGGTACACCCGTAAAAGGCTTTCCGGTTTGGTGCAATCACAAGGCTATACAATTGAAAAAGCCCGTTACTTCAATGCCCTCGGTATTGCCGGATGGGTGGTGATGGGAAAATTATTGGGCAAAAGGAATTTAGAAAGCAGCGAACTATCTTTATTCAACCGGTTGGTACCCCTGGCGAAATGGTTGGATAAGATCAGCTTTTCCCGGATCGGGTTATCGGTGATTGTTACCGGAAGAAAATGA
- a CDS encoding glycosyltransferase family 2 protein, which yields MKLSIIIPCFNEAKLIAPALQKVLAATLPAGVEREIILVNDGSYDETKEQIENLIAQNPALPLILCHHPVNRGKGASIRTALEKVNGEVVVIQDADLEYDPRDLQLMLEPILDDKADVVFGSRFMGTGPHRVLFYFHTIGNKFLTFLSNLFTQLNLTDMETGYKMFRTQQLRSLRLVEDRFGFEPEVTAKISRVPGVRIYETGIRYYGRTYQDGKKIRWPDGFRSMYCILKYNLISRS from the coding sequence TTGAAATTATCCATCATCATCCCCTGTTTCAACGAAGCAAAACTCATTGCTCCTGCCTTGCAAAAAGTATTGGCTGCGACGCTTCCTGCCGGTGTGGAACGGGAGATCATTCTAGTGAACGATGGCTCCTATGACGAGACAAAAGAACAGATTGAAAATCTGATTGCTCAAAATCCTGCCCTGCCCCTCATCCTTTGTCATCATCCCGTTAACCGGGGAAAAGGCGCCAGTATTCGTACTGCCCTGGAAAAAGTAAATGGGGAAGTAGTTGTGATCCAAGATGCCGATCTTGAATACGATCCACGCGATCTTCAACTCATGCTCGAACCAATACTGGATGATAAGGCAGACGTGGTTTTTGGTTCCCGTTTTATGGGAACAGGCCCCCACCGGGTACTCTTTTACTTTCACACCATTGGAAATAAATTCCTGACCTTCCTGTCAAACCTGTTTACCCAGCTTAATCTGACCGATATGGAGACAGGATATAAAATGTTTCGCACACAACAACTTCGGTCTCTTCGTCTGGTGGAAGACCGCTTTGGTTTTGAACCCGAAGTAACCGCCAAGATCAGCCGGGTGCCGGGAGTGCGTATCTATGAAACAGGGATCCGGTATTACGGACGTACTTACCAGGATGGCAAAAAGATCCGATGGCCGGATGGATTCAGGTCCATGTACTGCATTTTAAAATACAACCTCATCTCCCGGTCATGA
- a CDS encoding class I SAM-dependent methyltransferase: MAQPLHYPGNELELFKEAHRWKSYLGQMIQPHIKGKVLEAGAGIGGTTPYLMTAAVTEWTLLEPDPEMADELIKKKGDGQFPAFTQVINGTLTDLANDTFDTILYIDVLEHIENDQAEFKQAIEKLNPGGRIIILSPALPSLYSPFDRAIGHYRRYDRKTLYALAPVELKLIQIRFLDIFGMILSLGNKWVLKKTYPSRGQIQFWDKRIVPLSKVFDKLTRYWRGRSILGIWEKS; the protein is encoded by the coding sequence ATGGCGCAGCCCCTCCATTATCCCGGTAATGAACTCGAATTGTTCAAGGAGGCCCATCGGTGGAAATCCTATCTCGGACAAATGATCCAACCCCATATAAAAGGAAAAGTGCTTGAAGCCGGGGCGGGAATTGGAGGAACCACTCCATACCTGATGACGGCAGCTGTTACCGAATGGACCTTGTTGGAACCAGACCCGGAAATGGCAGATGAATTAATAAAGAAAAAAGGGGATGGACAATTTCCCGCGTTTACACAGGTGATAAATGGAACACTGACAGACCTGGCGAACGACACATTCGATACCATTCTGTACATTGATGTATTGGAGCATATTGAAAATGATCAGGCGGAATTCAAACAGGCGATTGAAAAATTAAACCCCGGTGGGCGGATCATTATTCTCTCTCCTGCCCTGCCATCTTTATACAGCCCCTTCGATCGTGCCATTGGACATTACCGTCGTTATGATCGGAAAACTTTATATGCCCTAGCCCCGGTTGAATTAAAATTGATCCAAATACGCTTTCTGGATATTTTTGGAATGATCCTTTCATTGGGAAATAAGTGGGTACTTAAAAAAACATACCCCTCCCGTGGTCAGATTCAATTTTGGGATAAAAGGATCGTGCCCCTGTCAAAGGTTTTCGATAAGTTGACCCGATATTGGCGGGGAAGGAGTATTTTGGGGATCTGGGAGAAAAGCTAA